In a genomic window of Rhinolophus ferrumequinum isolate MPI-CBG mRhiFer1 chromosome 2, mRhiFer1_v1.p, whole genome shotgun sequence:
- the SLC2A2 gene encoding LOW QUALITY PROTEIN: solute carrier family 2, facilitated glucose transporter member 2 (The sequence of the model RefSeq protein was modified relative to this genomic sequence to represent the inferred CDS: inserted 1 base in 1 codon) — MPDQITGTLVFTVFTAVLGSFQFGYDIGVINAPQQVIISHYSQVLGIPLDDRKAVNNHPMESTPELPTTPSPGNPTPTPWAEEESVASSGIITMFWSLSVSSFAVGGMIASFFGGWLGDKLGRIKALLVANILSLAGALLMGFSKLGPSHILIISGRGVSGLYCGLISGLVPMYIGEIAXTTFRGAIGALHQLAIVTGILISQIIGLDFLLGNHELWHILLSLSAVPAVLQSLLLLFCPESPRYLYIKLDEEDKAKKSKLERLRGGADVTKDIAEMRKEREEASSEQKVSIIQLFTNSSYRQPILVALMLHMAQQFSGINAIFYYSTGIFRTAGLSQPVYATIGVGAINTVFTALSVFLVEKAGRRSLFLIGMSGMFVCAIFMSVGLVLLDKLTWMSYVSMTAIFLFVSFFEIGPGPIPWFMVAEFFSQGPRPAALAIAAFSNWTCNFIVALCFPYIADFCGPYVFFLFAGVVLAFTLFTFFKVPETKGKSFEEIAAEFRKNRGSGQAPKAAIEMKFLGATETV, encoded by the exons ATGCCAGATCAG ATCACCGGGACCTTGGTTTTCACTGTCTTCACTGCTGTGCtgggttctttccagtttggataTGACATCGGTGTGATCAATGCACCTCAACAG GTAATAATATCCCACTATAGCCAGGTTTTGGGTATTCCGCTAGATGACCGAAAAGCTGTCAACAACCATCCTATGGAAAGTACACCGGAACTGCCCACAACTCCATCCCCAGGGAATCCAACACCAACCCCTTGGGCTGAGGAAGAGTCTGTGGCATCTTCTGGCATCATCACCATGTTCTGGTCCTTGTCTGTGTCCAGCTTTGCTGTTGGTGGAATGATCGCGTCATTCTTTGGTGGGTGGCTTGGGGACAAGCTTGGAAG aatcaaAGCCCTGTTGGTAGCAAACATTCTCTCATTAGCTGGAGCTCTCTTGATGGGGTTTTCGAAACTAGGACCATCTCACATTCTTATAATTTCAGGAAGAGGCGTATCAGGACTCTACTGTg GGCTAATTTCAGGCTTGGTTCCAATGTACATTGGTGAAATTG CAACTACATTCAGGGGTGCTATTGGCGCTCTTCACCAGTTGGCCATTGTCACAGGCATTCTTATTAGTCAG ATTATTGGCCTTGACTTTCTCCTGGGCAATCACGAGCTGTGGCACatcctgctttctctgtctgccgTGCCAGCTGTCCTCCAGTCTCTGCTGCTCCTCTTCTGTCCAGAAAGTCCCAGATACCTCTACATCAAGTTAGATGAGGAAGACAAAGCCAAGAAAAGTAA GCTTGAAAGACTCAGAGGAGGTGCTGATGTCACCAAAGACATTGCTGagatgagaaaagagagggaagaagcatCAAGTGAACAGAAAGTCTCCATAATTCAGCTCTTCACCAATTCCAGCTACCGACAGCCTATTCTAGTGGCACTGATGCTGCACATGGCTCAGCAGTTTTCTGGAATCAATGCG ATCTTTTACTACTCAACTGGTATTTTTCGGACAGCTGGGCTCAGCCAACCAGTTTACGCAACCATTGGAGTTGGTGCCATCAATACAGTTTTCACTGCTCTCTCT GTGTTCCTCGTGGAGAAGGCAGGACGACGCTCTCTGTTTCTGATTGGAATGAGCGGGATGTTTGTCTGTGCCATCTTTATGTCCGTGGGCCTCGTGCTGCTG GATAAATTAACTTGGATGAGTTACGTAAGCATGACCGCCATCTTCCTCTTTGTCAGTTTCTTTGAAATTGGCCCAGGCCCTATCCCCTGGTTCATGGTGGCTGAATTTTTCAGTCAAGGACCACGCCCCGCTGCTTTAGCAATAGCTGCATTCAGCAACTGGACCTGCAATTTCATTGTAGCTCTGTGTTTCCCATACATTGCG GACTTCTGTGGACCTTAcgtgtttttcctctttgctggaGTGGTCTTGGCCTTTACtctgtttacatttttcaaagttccagaaaccaaaggaaaatcCTTTGAAGAAATCGCAGCAGAATTCCGAAAGAACAGAGGCTCAGGCCAAGCACCAAAAGCTGCCATAGAAATGAAATTCCTTGGAGCTACAGAAACTGTGTAA